From one Amycolatopsis sp. FDAARGOS 1241 genomic stretch:
- a CDS encoding thymidine kinase: MTVLEDTGPDDPTDALSPVPAVETRAGRLKFCYGPMDCGKSTLALQIDHNHARQGRRGLVLVRHDRSGAPQISSRIGITRLATEVAAGTDVRDLVRERWAAGQPVDYIIVDEAQFLSPAQVDQLAELADDTGIDVYCFGIATDFRSRLFPGAARLFEVADELQPVQVEVLCWCGRPGRFNARVRDDEILREGDTVVVADTEQSVVESSASARSDAEQTTVRYQVLCRRHFRLGDLGPATAHHGQLRLS, from the coding sequence GTGACTGTCCTCGAAGACACTGGGCCCGACGACCCCACCGACGCCCTGTCCCCGGTCCCCGCCGTGGAGACCCGGGCCGGGCGGCTGAAGTTCTGCTACGGCCCGATGGACTGCGGGAAGTCGACCCTCGCGCTGCAGATCGACCACAACCACGCGCGCCAAGGCCGGCGCGGGCTGGTGCTGGTGCGCCACGACCGCTCGGGTGCGCCGCAGATCAGCAGCCGGATCGGGATCACGCGGCTCGCGACGGAGGTCGCCGCGGGCACGGATGTGCGAGACCTGGTGCGCGAGCGGTGGGCCGCGGGACAGCCCGTGGACTACATCATCGTCGACGAGGCGCAGTTCCTCTCCCCCGCACAGGTGGACCAGCTGGCGGAGCTGGCCGACGACACGGGCATCGACGTCTACTGCTTCGGCATCGCCACCGACTTCCGCAGCCGCCTGTTCCCCGGCGCGGCCCGACTGTTCGAGGTGGCCGACGAACTGCAGCCGGTGCAGGTCGAGGTGCTGTGCTGGTGCGGCCGCCCCGGCCGGTTCAACGCGAGGGTCCGCGACGACGAAATACTCCGTGAGGGCGACACCGTTGTCGTGGCAGATACCGAACAGTCCGTAGTTGAATCTTCAGCTTCGGCACGTTCCGATGCCGAACAAACTACGGTGCGTTATCAGGTATTGTGCCGCCGACACTTCCGGTTGGGGGATCTGGGCCCGGCGACGGCACACCACGGTCAGTTACGGTTGTCGTGA
- a CDS encoding RNA polymerase-binding protein RbpA, whose protein sequence is MADRVLRGSRLGAVSYETDRNHDLAPRRTVRYACPKNHEFEVPFSDDAEIPTVWECRLHGSESEIVDGGQPEQKKVKPPRTHWDMLLERRSIPELEDLLNERLAELKGRRTSRSA, encoded by the coding sequence ATGGCCGACCGTGTTCTCCGTGGAAGCCGGCTGGGAGCGGTCAGCTACGAGACCGACCGCAATCACGACCTCGCCCCGCGGCGCACCGTGCGCTACGCGTGCCCCAAGAACCACGAGTTCGAGGTGCCGTTCTCCGACGACGCCGAGATCCCGACCGTCTGGGAATGCCGCCTGCACGGCAGCGAGTCCGAGATCGTCGACGGCGGGCAGCCCGAGCAGAAGAAGGTCAAGCCCCCCAGGACGCACTGGGACATGCTGCTGGAGCGCCGCTCCATTCCTGAGCTCGAGGACCTGCTGAACGAACGTCTCGCCGAGCTCAAGGGACGCCGGACCAGCCGGTCCGCGTGA
- a CDS encoding polyprenol monophosphomannose synthase: MAQAPRGAEGIEPVLVVIPTYNERDNLGPVLDRLHKALPDVHVLVVDDGSPDGTGELADERAAADERVHVLHRTEKAGLGKAYIAGFRWGLAQGYATFVEMDADGSHAPEDLPRILDAVADTDLSIGSRYVAGGSTVNWPLSRQLLSRGANLYSRLALGLKVSDMTAGFRAYRRPVLEKLELDEIASHGYCFQIDLTRRTADAGFDIVEVPITFTDREIGQSKMSGDIMREAFFRVAEWGVQRRFGQLRRLLRR, from the coding sequence ATGGCGCAGGCGCCGCGGGGGGCCGAAGGTATCGAGCCGGTGCTGGTGGTGATCCCGACCTACAACGAACGGGACAACCTGGGCCCGGTTCTGGACCGGCTCCACAAGGCACTCCCGGACGTCCACGTGCTCGTCGTCGACGACGGCAGCCCCGACGGCACCGGTGAGCTCGCCGACGAACGCGCCGCGGCCGACGAGCGCGTCCACGTGCTCCACCGCACGGAGAAAGCCGGGCTCGGGAAGGCCTACATCGCGGGGTTCCGGTGGGGCCTGGCCCAGGGCTACGCCACCTTCGTCGAGATGGACGCCGACGGCTCCCACGCGCCGGAGGACCTGCCGCGCATCCTCGACGCCGTCGCGGACACCGACCTGTCGATCGGCTCCCGCTACGTCGCGGGTGGCAGCACCGTCAACTGGCCGCTGAGCCGCCAGCTCCTGTCCCGCGGCGCGAACCTCTACTCGCGCCTCGCCCTGGGGCTGAAGGTTTCGGACATGACGGCCGGCTTCCGCGCCTACCGCCGCCCGGTCCTGGAGAAGCTCGAGCTCGACGAGATCGCCTCTCACGGCTACTGCTTCCAGATCGACCTCACCCGCCGCACCGCCGACGCGGGTTTCGACATCGTCGAGGTGCCCATCACCTTCACCGACCGCGAGATCGGCCAGTCGAAGATGAGCGGCGACATCATGCGGGAGGCGTTTTTCCGCGTGGCCGAATGGGGCGTGCAGCGCCGCTTCGGCCAGCTGCGCCGGCTCCTGCGCCGCTGA
- the lnt gene encoding apolipoprotein N-acyltransferase, protein MAVTVADPEPGAPQETTSKRPKRRRISRAWLLRLVAAGAAGYLYYLSFAPRPLWWLAPIAFAALALVLRGRSLRGAFGYGFVYGAAFFLALLIWLQDFLGREFGPWPWLGLSLTLSLYFGLGALLIRVVARLPLAPLWGALVFVALETPRTWFPLGGFPWGRVAFSQPEGAYLSLASVGGAPLVGLAVVVSGFGLAALAARLWQQRRWRDRRLIAPVACTLLPVVAGLALWPTIGTAAQDGSLTVATVQGNAPDIGIALEGRRDVLRQNHLAESSKLLAQIQTGQVPKPDLLVWPETATAVDGDDPTLDQMVNAYGVPAVIGALYRLPDGTAQNSAIVWDPRTGQGQRYAKQDLVPFGEYVPARDIARLVTPFVDDTADMRPGDGSNAALSVAGTKVGVFICYETAFDGPARDATDEGGELLVVPTNNAWYGPGEMSYQQLAMSRLRAVEHGRAVVVSATSGVSAIVAPDGTITRSTSLFTADALVGRVPLRTQTTLSDRLGAWTEYGLLALAIAGVAGGFVLRFRTRRARAGTTAGEAAG, encoded by the coding sequence GTGGCAGTGACTGTCGCGGACCCCGAACCGGGCGCTCCGCAAGAAACGACCTCGAAGCGCCCGAAGCGACGCCGGATCTCCCGCGCCTGGCTGCTGCGCTTGGTCGCCGCCGGCGCCGCGGGCTACCTGTACTACCTCAGCTTCGCGCCGCGGCCGCTGTGGTGGCTCGCGCCGATCGCGTTCGCCGCGCTCGCCCTGGTCCTTCGTGGACGGTCGCTGCGCGGCGCGTTCGGCTACGGCTTCGTCTACGGCGCGGCGTTCTTCCTCGCGCTGCTGATCTGGCTGCAGGACTTCCTGGGCCGCGAGTTCGGGCCGTGGCCGTGGCTGGGCCTGTCACTGACGCTGTCGCTCTACTTCGGACTCGGCGCGCTCCTGATCCGCGTGGTGGCCCGGCTGCCACTGGCGCCGCTGTGGGGCGCGCTGGTGTTCGTCGCGCTCGAGACGCCTCGCACGTGGTTCCCGCTCGGCGGGTTCCCGTGGGGCCGCGTCGCGTTCAGCCAGCCCGAAGGCGCGTACCTGTCGCTGGCGTCCGTCGGCGGCGCGCCGCTCGTGGGTCTCGCCGTGGTGGTGAGCGGGTTCGGTCTCGCGGCACTCGCCGCGCGGCTGTGGCAGCAGCGCCGGTGGCGTGACCGCCGGCTCATCGCGCCTGTGGCGTGCACGCTGCTGCCCGTCGTCGCCGGGCTCGCCCTGTGGCCCACCATCGGCACGGCCGCGCAGGACGGGTCCCTCACCGTCGCGACCGTGCAGGGCAACGCACCCGACATCGGCATCGCGCTGGAAGGCCGGCGAGACGTCCTGCGGCAGAACCACCTCGCCGAGAGCTCGAAGCTGCTGGCGCAGATCCAGACCGGCCAGGTCCCCAAACCCGACCTGCTCGTGTGGCCCGAGACCGCCACTGCCGTCGACGGCGACGACCCCACGCTCGACCAGATGGTCAACGCCTACGGCGTGCCCGCCGTCATCGGCGCCCTCTACCGGCTGCCCGACGGCACCGCGCAGAACTCCGCGATCGTGTGGGACCCGCGCACCGGGCAGGGCCAGCGCTACGCCAAGCAGGACCTGGTGCCATTCGGCGAGTACGTGCCGGCCCGGGACATCGCGCGGCTGGTGACCCCGTTCGTCGACGACACCGCCGACATGCGCCCCGGCGACGGCAGCAACGCGGCGCTGTCGGTCGCAGGCACCAAGGTCGGGGTGTTCATCTGCTACGAGACCGCGTTCGACGGCCCGGCCCGCGACGCGACCGACGAAGGCGGCGAACTGCTCGTCGTGCCCACCAACAACGCCTGGTACGGGCCGGGGGAGATGAGCTACCAGCAGCTGGCCATGTCGAGGCTGCGGGCGGTGGAGCACGGGCGCGCGGTGGTGGTCTCCGCGACGTCCGGTGTGAGCGCCATCGTGGCCCCGGACGGGACGATCACCCGCTCCACCAGCCTTTTCACCGCAGATGCCCTGGTCGGGCGCGTGCCGCTGCGGACGCAGACTACGCTGTCGGATCGACTCGGTGCGTGGACGGAGTACGGACTGCTGGCACTGGCGATCGCCGGTGTCGCCGGCGGATTCGTACTCCGTTTTCGCACTCGGCGCGCTCGCGCCGGCACGACAGCAGGGGAAGCGGCGGGGTGA
- a CDS encoding amidohydrolase, with amino-acid sequence MTNDSTTLLLGGRIYTSSSPDATALAVSGGTVVWVGQDAPARALHPDAEVVALDGAFVAPAFVDAHVHATATGLHLTGLDLTGARSGAELLAAVRAAVAAAPGEVLLAHGWDESGWEQPRLPSRAELDEAAGATPVYLSRVDVHSALVSTALVDLAPEARSAAGFSPEGPLTRDAHHRVRAAARAAITPGRRSAAQRAFLTEAAARGIVSVHECGGPDIAGRDDFTGLLALADEPGLPQVVGYWGELGAIGTARELGAHGVAGDLFVDGALGSRTAALTSPYADDPSTSGALYADAAGIAEHLAAATEAELQAGFHVIGDAAVAEVVEGFRLAEKQVGQRALAACHHRLEHLEMVTAEQARALAGWGVVASAQPLFDEAWGGPSGMYADRLGGERAAGLNPFAALAAEGVVLAFGSDSPVTALDPWAAVRAAVHHHTPEARLSARAAFTAHTRAGHRAAGVNDGVTGSLVPGAPAHYAIWDAHDLVVATADTRVQRWSTDPRSGVPPLPRLDPGTPLPKCLRTVRGGAVLHDEFTSAS; translated from the coding sequence GTGACGAACGACAGCACGACGCTCCTGCTCGGCGGCAGGATCTACACCTCGTCCTCACCCGACGCGACCGCGCTCGCCGTCTCCGGCGGCACCGTCGTGTGGGTCGGGCAGGACGCGCCGGCCCGCGCCCTGCACCCGGACGCCGAAGTGGTCGCCCTCGACGGCGCGTTCGTCGCCCCCGCCTTCGTCGACGCCCACGTGCACGCCACCGCCACCGGCCTGCACCTGACCGGACTCGATCTCACCGGCGCGCGCAGCGGCGCCGAACTGCTCGCCGCAGTACGCGCCGCCGTCGCCGCCGCGCCGGGCGAGGTCCTGCTGGCCCACGGCTGGGACGAATCCGGCTGGGAGCAGCCCCGCCTGCCCAGCCGCGCCGAGCTCGACGAGGCTGCCGGCGCGACGCCGGTCTACCTCAGCCGCGTCGACGTGCATTCCGCCCTGGTGTCCACCGCGCTCGTCGACCTCGCTCCCGAGGCCCGCAGCGCCGCGGGCTTCTCGCCCGAGGGCCCGCTCACCCGCGACGCCCACCACCGCGTCCGCGCCGCCGCGCGCGCCGCGATCACCCCCGGCCGGCGCAGCGCCGCGCAGCGTGCCTTCCTCACCGAAGCCGCCGCCCGCGGCATCGTCTCCGTGCACGAATGCGGCGGCCCGGACATCGCCGGCCGCGACGACTTCACCGGCCTGCTCGCCCTCGCCGACGAGCCGGGTCTGCCGCAGGTCGTCGGCTACTGGGGTGAGCTCGGCGCCATCGGCACGGCCCGCGAGCTGGGCGCGCACGGCGTGGCCGGCGACCTGTTCGTCGACGGCGCCCTCGGCTCCCGCACCGCCGCGCTCACCAGCCCGTACGCCGACGACCCGAGTACTTCCGGCGCGCTCTACGCCGACGCGGCGGGGATCGCCGAGCACCTCGCCGCCGCCACCGAGGCGGAGCTGCAGGCCGGTTTCCACGTGATCGGCGACGCGGCCGTCGCCGAGGTCGTGGAAGGGTTCCGGCTTGCGGAGAAGCAGGTGGGGCAGCGCGCGCTAGCCGCTTGCCACCACCGGCTGGAACACCTGGAGATGGTCACCGCCGAACAGGCCCGGGCGCTGGCCGGCTGGGGTGTCGTCGCTTCGGCCCAGCCCCTGTTCGACGAGGCCTGGGGAGGCCCGTCGGGTATGTACGCCGATCGCCTCGGCGGCGAACGGGCCGCCGGGCTCAACCCGTTCGCCGCGCTCGCCGCCGAAGGGGTCGTGCTCGCGTTCGGCTCCGACTCGCCGGTGACCGCGCTGGACCCGTGGGCCGCCGTCCGCGCGGCCGTGCACCACCACACCCCCGAAGCGCGCCTTTCGGCGCGCGCCGCGTTCACCGCCCACACCCGCGCCGGCCACCGCGCCGCCGGCGTGAACGACGGCGTCACCGGAAGTCTCGTGCCCGGCGCGCCCGCGCACTACGCGATCTGGGACGCGCATGACCTCGTCGTGGCCACGGCCGACACCCGCGTGCAGCGCTGGTCCACCGACCCGCGCTCCGGCGTGCCGCCGCTGCCGCGCCTGGACCCGGGCACCCCGCTCCCGAAGTGCCTGCGGACCGTGCGCGGCGGGGCAGTCCTGCACGACGAGTTCACGTCGGCCTCCTAG
- a CDS encoding FAD-binding oxidoreductase, which produces MKQSVASPATGLIQAEDITDLVAVTDGDVLLPGEPGYAAECAGFNVNNPLEPALVVAAAGTADVQHAVRFARRRSLPVAIKATAHQVVQPAHGAVLITTSRMTGVTVDPGRRVARVEAGARWAQVIAEAARHGLAPLVGSAPGVGVVGYTLGGGLSPTLGRSRGYAADHVRLIEVVTADGVQRHATAETERDLFWALRGGKGNFGVVTALEFDLFPVTRFYGGGLYYAGQHLAAVLHAWREWVQQLPEDATSSVMVQRLPPAPELPEVLRGAFVVHLRFAHLGSPADAEGLLAPLRAAAPVLLDLMADKPLTAIGDIHLDPADPLPYYDRTTSLREVTAETIETLVELTGPDSDCPLLGVELRALGGALDREPAAPNAVPVRGVPFVVFALGVGGPDRAGELRGALDTVVGALAPWASARQAPNFLSADEGTSAAAVRAIYGPERYDRLAAVKKVYDPGNLFRVNHNIRPAA; this is translated from the coding sequence ATGAAGCAGAGCGTTGCGAGCCCGGCGACCGGGCTCATCCAGGCCGAAGACATCACCGACCTCGTCGCCGTGACCGACGGCGACGTGTTGTTGCCGGGCGAGCCCGGCTACGCCGCCGAGTGCGCCGGGTTCAACGTCAACAATCCGCTCGAGCCCGCGCTCGTGGTGGCCGCGGCGGGCACGGCCGACGTGCAGCACGCCGTCCGGTTCGCGCGCCGCCGATCACTGCCCGTGGCGATCAAGGCCACCGCCCATCAGGTCGTACAGCCCGCGCACGGCGCGGTGCTGATCACCACGAGCCGCATGACGGGCGTGACCGTGGACCCCGGGCGGCGTGTCGCACGGGTGGAAGCCGGGGCACGCTGGGCGCAGGTCATCGCCGAGGCCGCCCGGCACGGGCTGGCGCCGCTGGTCGGGTCCGCGCCGGGCGTCGGAGTCGTCGGGTACACGCTCGGCGGCGGCCTGAGCCCCACGCTCGGCCGGTCCCGCGGGTACGCGGCCGACCACGTGCGGCTGATCGAGGTGGTGACCGCGGACGGCGTCCAGCGGCACGCGACCGCCGAGACCGAGCGGGACCTGTTCTGGGCACTGCGCGGCGGCAAGGGCAACTTCGGTGTGGTGACGGCGCTGGAGTTCGACCTGTTCCCGGTGACCCGCTTCTACGGCGGCGGCCTTTACTACGCCGGGCAACACCTGGCCGCGGTGCTGCACGCGTGGCGCGAGTGGGTGCAGCAGCTTCCCGAGGACGCTACTTCGTCGGTGATGGTGCAGCGCCTGCCGCCCGCGCCGGAGCTGCCGGAGGTGCTGCGCGGCGCGTTCGTGGTGCACCTGCGCTTCGCCCACCTCGGCTCCCCCGCCGACGCCGAAGGGCTCCTCGCGCCGCTGCGCGCGGCCGCACCGGTGCTGCTGGACCTGATGGCGGACAAGCCGTTGACCGCGATCGGCGACATCCACCTCGACCCGGCCGACCCGCTGCCCTACTACGACCGCACCACCAGCTTGCGCGAGGTCACGGCCGAGACGATCGAGACGCTCGTGGAGCTGACGGGGCCGGATTCGGACTGCCCGCTGCTGGGCGTCGAACTGCGGGCGCTCGGCGGGGCGCTGGACCGGGAGCCGGCCGCGCCCAACGCCGTGCCGGTGCGCGGGGTGCCGTTCGTGGTGTTCGCGCTCGGAGTCGGCGGGCCCGACCGGGCCGGCGAACTGCGCGGGGCGCTGGACACCGTCGTCGGCGCGCTCGCACCGTGGGCGTCGGCCCGGCAGGCGCCGAACTTCCTCTCCGCCGACGAGGGCACCTCGGCCGCGGCGGTGCGCGCGATCTACGGGCCCGAGCGCTACGACCGGCTGGCCGCGGTGAAGAAGGTCTACGACCCGGGCAACCTCTTCCGCGTCAACCACAACATCCGCCCGGCCGCGTGA